One genomic segment of Amycolatopsis sp. WQ 127309 includes these proteins:
- a CDS encoding LuxR C-terminal-related transcriptional regulator, whose protein sequence is MDQVRVAAWASDPIALTGLINHLRSRPELLVVPRARRGEAAVLVFAANQVDRDVIAALRAAAAESPAAIVLVAGHVDPAHLSLLADCHVSAVLPRTALDRVTDSVLAAARGRTTSLRDQVEALAHEGAGASLTPREVDVLRLMAEGWDTAEIAGKLCYSERTVKNVIYAMTNRLNLRNRPHAVAYAVRAGVI, encoded by the coding sequence ATGGACCAGGTGCGCGTGGCGGCGTGGGCGTCCGACCCGATCGCCCTCACCGGGCTGATCAACCACCTGCGATCCCGCCCCGAGCTGCTGGTCGTGCCGCGAGCCCGCCGTGGCGAGGCCGCCGTGCTGGTGTTCGCCGCGAACCAGGTCGACCGGGACGTCATCGCCGCGCTGCGCGCCGCGGCCGCCGAGTCGCCGGCCGCGATCGTGCTGGTCGCCGGGCACGTCGACCCGGCGCACCTGAGCCTGCTCGCCGACTGCCACGTCTCCGCCGTGCTGCCGCGGACCGCGCTCGACCGCGTCACCGACAGCGTGCTCGCCGCCGCGCGGGGCCGGACGACGTCGCTGCGTGACCAGGTCGAGGCGCTGGCCCACGAAGGTGCCGGGGCGTCGCTGACGCCGCGCGAGGTGGATGTGCTTCGCTTGATGGCGGAAGGCTGGGACACTGCCGAGATCGCGGGCAAGCTGTGCTACTCCGAGCGGACCGTGAAGAACGTCATCTACGCCATGACCAACCGGCTCAACTTGCGCAACCGGCCGCACGCGGTCGCGTACGCCGTGCGCGCGGGTGTGATCTGA
- a CDS encoding glycoside hydrolase family 3 N-terminal domain-containing protein, with product MNRRSLAALGAALCVVIVSLLVIGLQPRIVSGLAIPRTPPSAAPPVPAATSAPAPTSGLARPGDCASLVKSLDVRRQVAQLVVVGVTGDNPASTVALVRENQVGGIFIGGNATALLKDHSLDAVQGVAKLPVAVSVDEEGGRVQRIDDLDGDMPSARELAKTKTPEQVRGIAADRGRELKARGVTVDFAPDTDVTDAPDDDVIGDRSFSPDPARVKTYATAFAAGLRDAGVQPVLKHFPGHGHGSGDSHKGTVVTPPLAQLRAVDLAPYRNIADYGPVAVMVGHLDVPDLTNGVPASLSPPAYQLLRGEFRFTGPILTDDLGAMKAITAQYTLPDAVLKALEAGADQALWSSGGRVDEVLDRLEKAVASGELPKTRVQQSVTRVLRGKGVCG from the coding sequence ATGAACCGCCGAAGTCTGGCCGCCCTGGGGGCGGCCCTGTGCGTCGTGATCGTGAGTCTGCTGGTCATCGGCCTGCAACCGCGGATCGTGTCCGGTCTGGCGATCCCGCGGACGCCGCCTTCCGCGGCTCCGCCCGTCCCCGCCGCGACCTCCGCACCCGCGCCGACCTCGGGTCTCGCGCGTCCCGGCGACTGCGCGTCGCTGGTGAAGAGCCTCGACGTCCGCCGGCAGGTCGCGCAGCTGGTCGTCGTCGGCGTGACCGGGGACAACCCGGCCTCGACGGTCGCGCTGGTGCGCGAAAACCAGGTCGGCGGGATCTTCATCGGGGGTAACGCAACAGCGTTGTTGAAAGATCACTCACTCGACGCGGTGCAGGGCGTCGCGAAGCTCCCGGTGGCCGTTTCGGTCGACGAAGAGGGCGGCCGCGTCCAGCGCATCGACGATCTCGACGGCGACATGCCGTCCGCGCGCGAACTGGCGAAGACCAAGACGCCGGAGCAGGTACGCGGCATCGCCGCCGACCGCGGCCGCGAGCTCAAGGCCCGCGGCGTCACGGTGGACTTCGCGCCCGACACCGACGTCACGGACGCTCCGGACGACGACGTGATCGGCGACCGGTCCTTCAGCCCCGACCCGGCCCGCGTGAAGACGTACGCCACGGCCTTCGCCGCGGGCTTGCGCGACGCGGGTGTCCAGCCGGTGCTGAAGCACTTCCCCGGCCACGGCCACGGCTCGGGTGACTCCCACAAGGGCACCGTCGTCACGCCGCCGCTCGCGCAGCTGCGCGCGGTCGACCTCGCGCCCTACCGGAACATCGCCGACTACGGCCCGGTCGCCGTGATGGTCGGCCACCTCGACGTGCCGGACTTGACGAACGGCGTCCCGGCGTCACTTTCGCCGCCCGCCTACCAGTTGCTGCGCGGCGAATTCCGCTTCACCGGGCCGATCCTGACCGACGACCTGGGCGCGATGAAGGCCATCACGGCGCAGTACACGTTGCCGGACGCCGTCCTGAAGGCCCTGGAAGCCGGCGCGGACCAGGCGTTGTGGTCCTCCGGCGGCCGCGTCGACGAGGTGCTGGACCGGCTGGAGAAGGCCGTCGCCTCGGGCGAGCTGCCGAAGACGCGCGTCCAGCAGTCGGTGACTCGGGTGCTGCGCGGCAAGGGTGTCTGCGGCTGA
- a CDS encoding carbohydrate ABC transporter permease — protein sequence MQHRLARFDRKVTPLLLIAPFFGLFVVFGAFPLLYTIWVSLHDWNLLDGDQGYLGLANYGELLTDPRFYNALANTVGIFVLAAVPEFLLALGIAALLDRPLRAATWWRTGILLPNVVSVVAVGLVFGQLFSRDYGVVNEVLGWFGVAPVNWQASTWSSHVAVASMVLWRWTGYNALIYLSAMQAVPADLYEAAALDGASRWRTFWSITVPGIRPALAFTAIAGTVNGLQLFAEPQLFDSGGSGGTGGNDRQFQTVTMYLYEKGFTHFDAGYAAALTWVLFVVCVLFALVNYRLVRRFVRSA from the coding sequence GTGCAGCACCGGCTCGCCCGTTTCGACCGCAAGGTCACGCCGTTGCTGCTCATCGCGCCCTTCTTCGGGCTGTTCGTCGTCTTCGGCGCGTTCCCGCTGCTCTACACGATCTGGGTGTCGCTGCACGACTGGAACCTGCTCGACGGCGACCAGGGCTACCTCGGGCTCGCCAACTACGGCGAGCTGCTCACCGACCCGCGGTTCTACAACGCGCTGGCCAACACGGTCGGCATCTTCGTGCTCGCCGCCGTCCCGGAGTTCCTGCTGGCGCTGGGGATCGCGGCGCTGCTCGACCGGCCGCTGCGGGCCGCGACCTGGTGGCGCACCGGGATCCTGCTGCCCAACGTCGTGTCGGTGGTCGCCGTCGGGCTCGTGTTCGGGCAGCTGTTCAGCCGCGACTACGGCGTCGTCAACGAGGTCCTCGGCTGGTTCGGCGTCGCGCCGGTCAACTGGCAGGCGAGCACCTGGTCGTCGCACGTCGCGGTGGCGTCGATGGTGCTCTGGCGCTGGACCGGCTACAACGCGCTGATCTACCTGTCGGCGATGCAGGCCGTGCCGGCCGACCTGTACGAGGCCGCCGCGCTCGACGGCGCGTCGCGGTGGCGGACGTTCTGGTCGATCACCGTGCCGGGCATCCGGCCCGCGCTCGCCTTCACCGCCATCGCCGGCACCGTCAACGGCCTGCAGCTGTTCGCCGAGCCGCAGCTGTTCGACTCCGGCGGCTCCGGCGGTACCGGTGGCAACGACCGCCAGTTCCAGACGGTGACGATGTACTTGTACGAGAAGGGGTTCACGCACTTCGACGCCGGTTACGCGGCCGCGCTGACCTGGGTGCTGTTCGTCGTCTGCGTGCTGTTCGCGCTGGTCAACTACCGGCTGGTGCGCCGGTTCGTGCGGTCGGCGTGA
- a CDS encoding oxidoreductase, which produces MSDPGGTFLLGGELSVTRMGYGAMQLAGPGVWGPPKDHDTAVAVLREAVEAGVTHIDTSDYYGPHTVNAVIKEALHPYPEAVHLVTKVGARRSEDKGWPAALSAGELTQAVHDNLRNLGLDALDVVNLRLSDATGGYPVAMSLAEPFGVLADLREKGLIRHLGVSHVTAEQLDEAKAIAPVVCVQNQYNLAHRENDPLVNKCAAEGIAFVPYFPLGGFSPLQSGRLDDCAARLGVTPMQVALAWLLQRSPSMLLIPGTSSPEHLRENLAAADLELPADVLADLDRIGAV; this is translated from the coding sequence ATGTCCGATCCCGGCGGTACTTTCCTTCTCGGCGGCGAACTTTCCGTGACCCGGATGGGCTACGGCGCGATGCAGCTGGCCGGCCCCGGCGTGTGGGGACCGCCGAAGGACCACGACACCGCGGTCGCCGTGCTGCGCGAGGCCGTCGAAGCGGGTGTCACGCACATCGACACCAGCGACTACTACGGCCCGCACACCGTGAACGCCGTGATCAAGGAAGCCCTGCACCCGTACCCCGAAGCCGTCCACCTGGTCACGAAGGTCGGCGCGCGGCGCAGCGAGGACAAGGGGTGGCCGGCCGCGCTGTCGGCCGGCGAGCTCACCCAGGCGGTGCACGACAACCTGCGGAACCTGGGCCTCGACGCGCTCGACGTCGTCAACCTGCGGCTGAGCGACGCCACCGGCGGCTACCCCGTGGCGATGTCGCTGGCCGAGCCGTTCGGGGTGCTCGCGGACCTGCGGGAGAAAGGGCTGATCCGGCACCTCGGCGTCAGCCACGTGACCGCGGAGCAGCTCGACGAGGCCAAGGCGATCGCGCCGGTCGTGTGCGTCCAGAACCAGTACAACCTGGCGCACCGCGAAAACGACCCGCTCGTGAACAAGTGCGCGGCCGAAGGGATCGCCTTCGTGCCGTACTTCCCGCTCGGCGGCTTCAGCCCGCTGCAGTCGGGGCGGCTCGACGACTGCGCCGCCCGTCTCGGCGTGACGCCGATGCAGGTAGCGCTCGCGTGGCTGCTGCAGCGGTCGCCGTCGATGCTGCTGATCCCGGGCACGTCGTCGCCGGAGCACCTGCGCGAGAACCTCGCGGCCGCGGACCTGGAGCTGCCGGCGGACGTGCTCGCCGACCTCGACCGGATCGGAGCCGTCTGA
- a CDS encoding MFS transporter, with protein sequence MLTKTRWAALAVLLTAEAMNLLDATIVQVAGPVIHAHLPGPAADVPWFSAAYTLPFAVFLITGGRLGDVLGRAKVFKLGVTAFVLASLACAAAPGAGFLIGARAVQGAAAALIIPQTIGLIRALFDGDELAKALGTIGPVMGLSAVSGPLLGGLLTQAVSWRAVFLVNVPLGLAVLIAARLLREDRAETRPKLDVAGTVLVVAGTALLVYPLIQPGATPLLAAGAVILVAFGFHQRRTRAPLVEPSLFAHRGFPAALAGSLLFFAVMTGLMQVVPMQLQLGLGVDVRTAGLTLLPLSAGLAASSWFAGTWLVPRFGARVMYAGLALLLAGLLLALGGYPWPLLGAMALCGLGMGTFTVPFFSTALHRVRPHETGSAAGLLNAVQQLGGTLGVALLGGLYLSSGTATAALGLAAGLTVAAAVAVTPMLSDIRGAAASRGLRHPDPRKPQ encoded by the coding sequence ATGCTGACCAAGACCCGCTGGGCCGCGCTCGCCGTGCTGCTCACCGCCGAGGCGATGAACCTGCTCGACGCCACGATCGTCCAGGTCGCCGGCCCGGTGATCCACGCGCACCTGCCCGGCCCCGCCGCCGACGTCCCGTGGTTCAGCGCGGCCTACACCCTGCCGTTCGCGGTCTTCCTGATCACCGGCGGCCGCCTCGGCGACGTCCTCGGCCGCGCCAAGGTCTTCAAGCTCGGCGTGACGGCCTTCGTGCTCGCCTCTCTCGCCTGCGCGGCCGCTCCCGGAGCGGGCTTCCTGATCGGGGCACGCGCGGTGCAGGGCGCGGCGGCGGCGTTGATCATCCCGCAGACCATCGGCCTGATCCGCGCGCTCTTCGACGGCGACGAACTCGCGAAGGCCCTCGGCACCATCGGCCCGGTGATGGGCCTGTCCGCCGTCTCCGGCCCGCTGCTCGGCGGCCTGCTGACGCAGGCGGTGTCGTGGCGGGCGGTGTTCCTGGTGAACGTCCCGCTCGGCCTCGCGGTGCTGATCGCGGCGAGGCTCCTCCGGGAGGACCGCGCCGAGACGCGGCCGAAGCTGGACGTCGCCGGCACCGTGCTCGTCGTCGCGGGCACTGCTCTCCTGGTGTATCCGCTGATCCAGCCCGGCGCGACGCCGTTGCTCGCGGCCGGCGCCGTGATCCTCGTGGCGTTCGGCTTCCACCAGCGCCGGACGCGCGCGCCGCTCGTCGAGCCGAGCCTGTTCGCCCACCGCGGGTTCCCGGCCGCGCTCGCCGGGTCGCTGCTGTTCTTCGCCGTGATGACCGGGCTGATGCAGGTGGTGCCGATGCAGCTGCAGCTCGGCCTCGGTGTGGACGTCCGCACGGCCGGGCTGACGCTGCTGCCGCTGTCGGCCGGGCTGGCCGCGTCGTCGTGGTTCGCCGGGACGTGGCTGGTGCCGAGGTTCGGCGCGCGCGTGATGTACGCCGGGCTGGCGCTGCTGCTGGCCGGGCTGCTCCTCGCCCTCGGCGGCTACCCGTGGCCGTTGCTCGGGGCGATGGCGTTGTGCGGCTTGGGGATGGGGACGTTCACGGTGCCGTTCTTCAGCACCGCGCTGCACCGCGTCCGGCCGCACGAGACGGGCTCGGCCGCCGGGCTGCTCAACGCCGTGCAGCAGCTCGGCGGCACGCTCGGCGTCGCGTTGCTGGGCGGGCTCTACCTGAGCAGCGGGACGGCGACCGCGGCGCTCGGCCTCGCGGCCGGGCTCACCGTGGCGGCCGCGGTCGCCGTGACTCCCATGCTCAGTGACATCCGGGGCGCCGCCGCGAGCCGGGGGCTTCGCCACCCGGACCCCCGAAAGCCTCAGTAG
- a CDS encoding extracellular solute-binding protein gives MGTIIRRTAAAAAALALLAACSPSDAGGKTKLTIATFGEFGYAPLIAEYEKLHPDVEVQNRVTDFDTHHKGLATQLATGHGAADVVAIEEQYIPQYRKAKDKFADLAQFGARDLQSQWAPWKWAQGTDGDYVLGLGTDMGSLALCYRRDLFQAAGLPTDRDAVARLMPDWAAYAATAQRFTDKTPNVKFADSAGTVYTAMLNQAPENYFAAKDDSFIGGTNPSVRNAFFLSGGIAAKGQTAAATTFTQAWNVAIKQGSFATIACPAWMLSQIKQAGGDDNKGKWDVTTVPGASGNQGGSFLTVPKQSEHPQQAYDLARWLTAPEQQKKLFLSDGILPSEPAVYKDPQVVAHTDPYFDDAPTGRIFAASADSLRPNYRGLHDADVRPEFGRALGRIEDRTENVDQAWADAVQQAQAALK, from the coding sequence GTGGGAACGATCATCCGCCGGACCGCCGCGGCGGCTGCCGCGCTGGCCCTGCTCGCCGCCTGCAGCCCGAGCGACGCCGGGGGCAAGACCAAGCTCACCATCGCGACCTTCGGTGAGTTCGGCTACGCGCCGCTGATCGCGGAGTACGAGAAGCTGCACCCGGACGTCGAGGTGCAGAACCGCGTCACCGACTTCGACACCCACCACAAGGGCCTCGCGACCCAGCTCGCCACCGGCCACGGTGCCGCCGACGTCGTCGCGATCGAAGAGCAGTACATCCCGCAGTACCGGAAAGCGAAGGACAAGTTCGCCGACCTCGCCCAGTTCGGCGCGCGGGATCTCCAGAGCCAGTGGGCGCCCTGGAAGTGGGCGCAGGGGACGGACGGCGACTACGTCCTGGGCCTCGGCACCGACATGGGCAGCCTCGCCCTCTGCTACCGGCGTGACCTGTTCCAGGCGGCCGGGCTGCCGACCGACCGGGACGCGGTCGCGAGGCTGATGCCCGACTGGGCCGCCTACGCCGCCACCGCGCAGCGGTTCACCGACAAGACCCCGAACGTCAAGTTCGCGGACTCCGCGGGCACCGTCTACACGGCGATGCTGAACCAGGCGCCGGAGAACTACTTCGCGGCGAAGGACGACTCCTTCATCGGCGGCACGAACCCGTCCGTGCGCAACGCCTTCTTCCTCTCGGGCGGCATCGCCGCGAAGGGCCAGACGGCCGCCGCGACCACCTTCACGCAGGCCTGGAACGTGGCCATCAAGCAGGGCTCGTTCGCCACGATCGCGTGTCCCGCGTGGATGCTCAGCCAGATCAAGCAGGCCGGCGGTGACGACAACAAGGGCAAGTGGGACGTCACCACCGTGCCCGGCGCCAGCGGCAACCAGGGCGGCTCGTTCCTGACCGTGCCGAAGCAGAGCGAGCACCCGCAGCAGGCGTACGACCTGGCCCGCTGGCTGACGGCGCCGGAGCAGCAGAAGAAGCTGTTCCTCTCCGACGGCATCCTGCCCAGCGAACCCGCCGTCTACAAGGACCCGCAGGTCGTCGCGCACACCGACCCGTACTTCGACGACGCGCCGACCGGCCGGATCTTCGCCGCGTCGGCCGACTCCCTGCGGCCCAACTACCGGGGCCTGCACGACGCCGACGTCCGGCCGGAGTTCGGCCGCGCGCTCGGGCGGATCGAGGACAGGACCGAGAACGTCGACCAGGCCTGGGCGGACGCCGTCCAGCAGGCTCAAGCAGCACTGAAGTAG